Proteins encoded within one genomic window of Panicum virgatum strain AP13 chromosome 1N, P.virgatum_v5, whole genome shotgun sequence:
- the LOC120656816 gene encoding brassinosteroid-responsive RING protein 1-like has product MGFPLVSYVLAVPKPVVVFCKMLSVIRDAFLLMLAVLGLCPFPYDDGSPRRADGPKPEEVKGRLPAVEYGELVAERLVVASPGGGGHAACRGEEDAAAAAAVASPTCIVCLENVEAGHEVRRLGNCAHAFHRGCIDRWIDLGRATCPLCRSDLLPRPRGRARLGRLASLLTRVW; this is encoded by the coding sequence ATGGGGTTCCCGCTGGTGAGCTACGTCCTCGCCGTGCCCAAGCCGGTCGTCGTCTTCTGCAAGATGCTCAGCGTCATCAGGGACGCCTTCCTGCTGATGCTCGCCGTCCTGGGGCTCTGCCCCTTCCCGTACGACGACGGCTCGCCCCGCCGGGCGGACGGGCCGAAGCCAGAGGAGGTGAAGGGCCGGCTCCCCGCCGTGGAGTACGGCGAGCTCGTGGCCGAGCGGCTGGTGGTGGCGtccccgggcggcggcgggcacgcggcgtgccgcggcgaggaggacgcggcggcggcggcggcggtggcctcgCCGACGTGCATCGTGTGCCTGGAGAATGTGGAGGCGGGGCACGAGGTGCGGCGGCTGGGCAACTGCGCGCACGCCTTCCACCGCGGCTGCATCGACCGGTGGATCGACCTCGGGCGGGCGACGTGCCCGCTGTGCCGGTCCGACCTGCTGCCGCGCCCGCGGGGCCGGGCCCGGCTGGGCCGGCTCGCCAGCCTCCTCACGCGCGTTTGGTGA
- the LOC120656817 gene encoding protein TRANSPARENT TESTA GLABRA 1-like — protein MDLPKPPSTSASSAGADTPNPHAFTCELPHSIYALAFSPTAPVLASGSFLEDLRNRVSLLSFDPVRPSAASFRALPALSFDHPYPPTKLQFNPRASAPSLLASSADTLRIWHAPLDDLSASAPPPELRSVLDNRKASSEFSAPLTSFDWNEVEPRRIGTASIDTTCTVWDIERGVVETQLIAHDKAVHDIAWGEAGVFASVSADGSVRVFDLRDKEHSTIVYESPRPDTPLLRLAWNRFDLRYMAALLMDSSAVVVLDIRAPGVPVAELHRHRACVNAVAWAPQASRHLCSAGDDGQALIWELPETAPAPAPAAAVPAVGIDPVLVYDAGAEINQLQWAAAHPDWMAIAFENKVQLLRV, from the coding sequence atggACCTCCCCAAGCCGCCGTCCACCTCCGCCTCGTCGGCGGGGGCGGACACGCCGAACCCGCACGCCTTCACCTGTGAGCTCCCGCACTCGATCTACGCCCTCGCCTTCTCCCCCACCGCGCCCGTCCTCGCCTCCGGCAGCTTCCTCGAGGACCTCCGCAACCgcgtctccctcctctccttcgaccccgtccgcccctccgccgcctccttccgCGCCCTCCCGGCCCTCTCCTTCGACCACCCCTACCCGCCCACCAAGCTCCAGTTCAACCCCCGCGCCTCCGCGCCctccctcctcgcctcctccgccgaCACGCTCCGCATCTGGCACGCCCCGCTCGACgacctctccgcctccgcaccgccgcccgagctccgctcCGTCCTCGACAACCGCAAGGCCTCCTCCGAGTTCTCCGCGCCCCTCACCTCCTTCGACTGGAACGAGGTCGAGCCCCGCCGCATCGGGACCGCCTCCATCGACACCACCTGCACCGTCTGGGACATCGAACGCGGCGTCGTCGAGACGCAGCTCATCGCGCACGATAAGGCCGTGCACGACATCGCCTGGGGCGAGGCCGGGGTCTTCGCCTCTGTTTCGGCTGATGGCTCCGTCCGCGTCTTCGACCTCCGGGACAAGGAGCACTCCACCATCGTCTACGAGAGCCCGCGCCCCGACACGCCGCTGCTCAGGCTGGCATGGAACCGATTTGACCTCCGCTACATGGCCGCGCTGCTTATGGACAGCAGCGCCGTCGTCGTGCTCGACATACGCGCGCCAGGGGTGCCTGTGGCCGAGCTGCACCGGCACCGGGCTTGCGTCAACGCGGTCGCGTGGGCGCCGCAGGCCAGTAGGCATCTCTGTTCGGCTGGGGACGACGGGCAGGCACTGATCTGGGAGCTGCCCGAGACGGCGCCagcgccggcaccggcggcggctgtgCCTGCCGTGGGGATTGATCCTGTGCTAGTGTACGATGCAGGCGCCGAGATAAACCAGCTTCAGTGGGCGGCCGCCCACCCAGACTGGATGGCCATCGCATTTGAGAACAAGGTCCAGCTTCTCAGGGTCTGA
- the LOC120656818 gene encoding mitochondrial import inner membrane translocase subunit Tim13, whose amino-acid sequence MDSFSSPSLSSSGSSPNPEAVMEQIKAQLAQAYAQEFLETVGNKCFEKCVTKPGSSLSGSESSCISRCVDRYIEATGIVSRALFSSQR is encoded by the exons ATGGACTCCTTCTCGTCGCCCTCGCTGTCGTCGTCAGGTTCCAGCCCCAACCCGGAGGCCGTTATGGAGCAGATCAAGGCGCAGCTCGCACAGGCTTACGCGCAGGAGTTTCTCGAG ACCGTGGGGAACAAGTGCTTTGAAAAGTGTGTGACCAAGCCAGGATCAAGCTTGAGCGGAAGCGAGAGCAGCTGCATATCACGTTGTGTTGACCGCTACATTGAGGCCACCGGTATTGTGAGCCGAGCCTTGTTCAGCTCCCAGCGCTAA